One window of Cellulomonas shaoxiangyii genomic DNA carries:
- the ruvX gene encoding Holliday junction resolvase RuvX yields MPELDAPSGPDPSGPGGGSDPDAVTRGARLAVDVGTVRVGLAASDPDGMLATPVTTLQRAPGKVKPGSPDVVAVAAQVRERDVRVVYVGLPLHLSGAEGSSTDLARAYAVALARQVAPVGVRLVDERMSTVTAHQALQASGRSGRRHRQVVDQAAAVVILQHALDAERATGRRPGERVDVDPRSSRRAVEGPAGDGTTTVE; encoded by the coding sequence GTGCCCGAGCTCGACGCGCCGTCCGGCCCGGATCCGTCCGGCCCGGGCGGCGGCAGCGACCCGGACGCCGTGACGCGCGGCGCCCGGCTGGCCGTCGACGTCGGGACCGTGCGCGTCGGCCTGGCCGCGAGCGACCCCGACGGCATGCTGGCGACGCCGGTGACGACGCTGCAGCGCGCCCCGGGGAAGGTCAAGCCGGGCTCGCCGGACGTCGTGGCGGTCGCCGCGCAGGTGCGCGAGCGCGACGTCCGCGTCGTGTACGTCGGGCTGCCGCTCCATCTCTCCGGGGCCGAGGGGTCGTCCACGGACCTCGCTCGCGCGTACGCTGTCGCACTGGCGCGCCAGGTCGCCCCCGTCGGGGTGCGGCTGGTCGACGAGCGGATGAGCACGGTGACCGCTCATCAGGCGCTCCAGGCATCCGGCCGATCCGGACGCCGCCACCGGCAGGTCGTCGACCAGGCGGCCGCGGTGGTCATCCTGCAGCACGCGCTCGACGCCGAGAGGGCGACGGGGCGGCGTCCCGGTGAACGGGTCGACGTCGACCCGCGCAGCTCGCGCCGAGCCGTGGAGGGGCCTGCGGGCGACGGCACGACGACTGTGGAGTGA